CTGGCATCAAAGCCTTCGGGCCGATCACGCCCATCGGCGGCGTTTGCTTCCTGGCTGGGTGGATTTTCTTCATTATTGGGTTGGTGTGACGGATTTGTTCGCAGGAACCAAAAGACCCCAATGAGGCAGAGGACGCCTCCAACACCTTGGAGCAGGACGACCGGTTGGCCCAGTAGGAGATAGGCGAGGACAATTGCGCCAACCGGCTCGCCCAAGATGGTCATGCTGATGGTCGTCGCGGACACTGTGTCGAGCAGCCAGTTAAACAGGCCGTGACCCAGTACCGTGGAGATGACGGCCAACAGTGCGAACATCAACCAGTTGCGGCCGCTGTAATGCCAAAGCGGCGTTTTGGTAGCGATGTTGAACAGAAATAGAACAAGGCCTGCTACAAAGAAGACGAGGACGTTGTACGTCGTGCCCGAGACCGTTCCTCTCACTTTTTGTCCTGTCAGCATATACAGAGAGACGGCTAGTGTGCCGATGAGAGACAGCATATCTCCCCACAAGTGTTCGCCGCCCTTGCCAAAATCGGCCGACGCGACCACAACGCAGCCGACGATGGCGCACAGCATGCAGAGTATCCCCGTCTTTGTCACCTTTTGATGAAAGATTGCGACGGATCCGATCAGGACAAAAATCGGTTCGAGCGAAATGATAATCATCGATGAGGCGACAGACGTCTCTTTCAGAGATTGGATCCAGAAGAGAAAGTGCAGCCCCAAAAAAATGCCCGATAGGCAGACGAGGAACACGTCGCGCAAGGTTAGTTTCAGAAACTCGGACCATCGTTTCAGCGCAAACGGCAGGAACAAAAGGACCGACATCCACAGCCGATACATGCCGATGACGGCGGATGGCGCACTGGACCACTCAATAAAGATGGCGGAAAACGACACGGCGAGTAGCCCGATGAACAAGGATATAAGGATGACAGGCTGTGCGGTCTGCCGGTTTGTCGTCACGTTCGATTTCAATGGACAACGCTCCTACTACACAATATATAAGTCCGCGCTTTTAACACATCAATCAAAGGATTCCCAAAACACACTGTACGCTTCAATTGATCCCGCGTAAAGCCTTGACGGAACCGTCAGAGATTTGTACAGTTTCTATAACTTTGCACAATCATAGCGTTGCGAGGGAGACATTAGCAAAATGAAAATTGAGACGCGTCTAGCGCAAATTGGCAACGGGTCTGACCCGGCAACGGGCGCCATTTCGGCTCCCATTTATCACTCGACGACATTTGCTCATCCGGCGCTCGGCGAGAGTACCGGGTATGACTATACGCGTACGCTCAACCCGACGCGCAGATTGTTGGAGGACGCCATCGCGGACTTGGAAGGCGGTGCGAGAGGATTTGCATTTGCCTCCGGCATGGCTGCTGTCCACGCTGTGTTGACGCTGTTTCAACCTGGAGATCACATCATTGTCTCGAACGATCTGTACGGCGGCACGTACCGTGTGCTTGAGCAGATTTTGCGGCCACTCGGTATCACCGCGACCTATGTACATACGGGTCACCTCGAGGAGATTGAAGCAGCGGCAACGGATGCGACAAAAGGCTTGTTTATTGAGACGCCGACGAATCCGACGATGCAGATTTCCGATATTGAAGCTTGTTCCAAGCTCGCGCAGTCGCGAGGTTGGCTGACGATGGTCGACAATACGTTCATGACGCCGTTTTTCCAGCGGCCCATCGACTTGGGGGCAGACATCGTCATTCACTCCGCCACGAAGTATCTAGGTGGCCACAACGACGTATTGGCAGGGCTGGTCGTGACAGCCACGCCGGAATTGGGCGAGCGCATTTACTTTGTGCAAAACTCGATTGGCGCGGTTCTCGGCCCACAAGACGCTTGGCTGCTCGTGCGCGGCTTGAAGACGTTGGCGCTGCGGATGGAGCGACACATGCAAAACGCGTATGCCATCGCGGGGTGGCTCGACGCGCGAGATGACGTGCCCAAGGTTTACTACCCCGGACTCGACAACCATCCTGGCCGCGACGTGTGTGCGCGCCAGGCGTCTGGATTTGGCGGCATGGTGTCGTTTGACGTCATTGATGCCCGGATGGTGCCATTTATCTTGGAGCATCTGAAGCTGATTACATTCGCCGAGAGCCTCGGCGGCGTTGAGTCGCTGATGACGTACCCTGCGCGGCAAACGCACTTCGATATCCCAGAGGACATCCGCAACGCCATTGGCGTGACGGATAGGCTGCTGCGATTGTCTG
Above is a genomic segment from Alicyclobacillus acidoterrestris containing:
- a CDS encoding DMT family transporter gives rise to the protein MKSNVTTNRQTAQPVILISLFIGLLAVSFSAIFIEWSSAPSAVIGMYRLWMSVLLFLPFALKRWSEFLKLTLRDVFLVCLSGIFLGLHFLFWIQSLKETSVASSMIIISLEPIFVLIGSVAIFHQKVTKTGILCMLCAIVGCVVVASADFGKGGEHLWGDMLSLIGTLAVSLYMLTGQKVRGTVSGTTYNVLVFFVAGLVLFLFNIATKTPLWHYSGRNWLMFALLAVISTVLGHGLFNWLLDTVSATTISMTILGEPVGAIVLAYLLLGQPVVLLQGVGGVLCLIGVFWFLRTNPSHQPNNEENPPSQEANAADGRDRPEGFDASGA
- a CDS encoding trans-sulfuration enzyme family protein, translated to MKIETRLAQIGNGSDPATGAISAPIYHSTTFAHPALGESTGYDYTRTLNPTRRLLEDAIADLEGGARGFAFASGMAAVHAVLTLFQPGDHIIVSNDLYGGTYRVLEQILRPLGITATYVHTGHLEEIEAAATDATKGLFIETPTNPTMQISDIEACSKLAQSRGWLTMVDNTFMTPFFQRPIDLGADIVIHSATKYLGGHNDVLAGLVVTATPELGERIYFVQNSIGAVLGPQDAWLLVRGLKTLALRMERHMQNAYAIAGWLDARDDVPKVYYPGLDNHPGRDVCARQASGFGGMVSFDVIDARMVPFILEHLKLITFAESLGGVESLMTYPARQTHFDIPEDIRNAIGVTDRLLRLSVGIEHIGDLIDDLAEALDYARDRVLSGARL